The Primulina eburnea isolate SZY01 chromosome 6, ASM2296580v1, whole genome shotgun sequence genome contains a region encoding:
- the LOC140835154 gene encoding glycine-rich RNA-binding protein 2, mitochondrial-like codes for MARFEKVGTLLKHSIFSSAASNYQLSIFNAARCMSTRLFIGGLSYGTDDQSLRDAFSSFGDVIDAKVIIDRDTGKSRGFGFVNYSSDESANSAVSAMDGQQLNGRNIRVSYAQERTPRSNFNNSGGYGGGFGGRGAADDGF; via the exons ATGGCACGCTTCGAAAAAGTTGGGACTCTGTTGAAACACAGCATCTTCTCCAGCGCTGCATCAAATTACCAATTATCAATATTTAATGCGGCTCGCTGCATGTCCACGAGACTTTTTATCGGAG GGCTCTCCTATGGTACTGATGATCAGTCTCTAAGAGATGCATTTTCCAGCTTTGGTGATGTAATTGATG CTAAAGTCATCATTGACAGAGACACTGGGAAGTCAAGAGGGTTTGGATTTGTGAATTACTCGAGTGACGAATCTGCCAACTCAGCAGTGTCAGCCATGGATGGACAG CAACTGAACGGGAGGAACATCCGGGTGAGTTATGCCCAAGAACGAACACCTCGCAGTAACTTCAACAATTCTGGTGGTTATGGTGGTGGATTTGGCGGTCGTGGAGCGGCAGATGATGGATTTTAA
- the LOC140835156 gene encoding small ubiquitin-related modifier 1-like, translating into MDANENGKLPLETPHGRRVKLCFKAQDGTEVYYKFNADTKLQKLLITYCKENSLEHKDLRFLYNGKRLVANQTPAELGMHDEDEIDVMTHQHGGGKGEEPIKQN; encoded by the exons ATGGATGCAAATGAGAATGGGAAGCTGCCTCTGGAAACGCCACATGGCCGTCGGGTTAAGCTTTGTTTCAAGGCTCAG GATGGAACTGAAGTGTATTACAAATTTAATGCGGACACCAAATTGCAAAAACTATTGATTACTTATTGTAAAGAAAATAGTTTGGAGCATAAAGATTTGAGGTTCCTGTACAATGGCAAGAGACTCGTTGCTAACCAAACCCCAGCCGag CTTGGCATGCACGACGAAGACGAAATCGATGTAATGACTCATCAGCATGGAGGTGGGAAAGGAGAAGAACCaattaaacaaaattaa
- the LOC140835153 gene encoding elongation factor 1-alpha-like has product MGKEKVHISIVVIGHVDSGKSTTTGHLIYKLGGIDKRVIERFEKEAAEMNKRSFKYAWVLDKLKAERERGITIDIALWKFETTKYYCTVIDAPGHRDFIKNMITGTSQADCAVLIIDSTTGGFEAGISKDGQTREHALLAFTLGVKQMICCCNKMDATTPKYSKGRYDEIVKEVSSYLKKVGYNPDKIPFVPISGFEGDNMIERSTNLDWYKGPTLLEALDLIHEPKRPSDKPLRLPLQDVYKIGGIGTVPVGRVETGVIKPGMVVTFGPTGLTTEVKSVEMHHEALPEALPGDNVGFNVKNVAVKDLKRGFVASNSKDDPAKEAANFTSQVIIMNHPGQIGNGYAPVLDCHTSHIAVKFSELVTKIDRRSGKELEKEPKFLKNGDAGYVKMIPTKPMVVETFAEYPPLGRFAVRDMRQTVAVGVIKSVEKKDPTGAKVTKAAAKKGAK; this is encoded by the exons ATGGGTAAGGAGAAGGTTCACATCAGCATTGTGGTCATTGGCCATGTCGACTCTGGGAAGTCAACTACCACCGGACATCTCATCTACAAGCTTGGTGGTATTGACAAGCGTGTGATTGAGCGGTTCGAGAAGGAAGCTGCTGAGATGAACAAGAGATCCTTCAAGTATGCATGGGTGCTTGACAAGCTCAAGGCTGAGCGTGAGCGTGGTATCACCATCGACATTGCTCTGTGGAAGTTCGAGACTACCAAATACTACTGTACCGTCATTGATGCTCCTGGTCACCGAGACTtcattaagaacatgattacgGGTACTTCTCAGGCCGACTGTGCCGTGCTCATCATTGATTCTACCACTGGTGGTTTTGAGGCGGGTATTTCAAAGGATGGTCAAACTCGTGAGCATGCTCTTCTGGCTTTCACACTTGGAGTTAAGCAAATGATCTGCTGCTGTAACAAG ATGGACGCCACCACTCCCAAGTACTCCAAGGGAAGGTATGATGAAATTGTCAAGGAAGTCTCTTCCTACTTAAAGAAGGTTGGGTACAACCCTGACAAGATTCCTTTTGTCCCGATATCTGGTTTTGAGGGTGACAACATGATCGAGAGGTCGACCAATCTTGACTGGTACAAAGGACCAACCCTCCTGGAAGCTCTCGACTTGATCCATGAGCCCAAGAGACCCTCAGACAAACCTCTGCGTCTTCCTCTGCAAGATGTGTACAAGATTGGCGGTATTGGTACTGTTCCTGTTGGAAGAGTTGAAACCGGTGTCATCAAACCCGGTATGGTTGTTACCTTTGGTCCAACAGGGCTGACAACTGAGGTCAAGTCCGTTGAAATGCACCACGAAGCCCTCCCTGAAGCGCTCCCCGGTGACAATGTTGGCTTCAACGTTAAGAATGTCGCTGTGAAAGATCTCAAGCGTGGTTTTGTTGCTTCTAACTCAAAGGATGATCCTGCTAAGGAAGCTGCAAATTTCACATCCCAAGTTATTATCATGAACCACCCTGGGCAGATTGGCAACGGTTACGCCCCTGTTCTGGATTGTCACACCTCTCACATTGCTGTTAAATTTTCTGAGCTTGTGACCAAGATTGACCGTCGATCTGGCAAGGAGCTCGAGAAAGAGCCTAAATTCTTGAAGAATGGTGATGCTGGCTATGTCAAGATGATTCCCACAAAACCCATGGTTGTGGAAACCTTCGCCGAGTACCCACCCTTGGGACGATTTGCGGTTAGGGACATGCGTCAGACTGTCGCTGTTGGTGTAATCAAGAGTGTGGAAAAGAAAGACCCAACTGGAGCTAAGGTTACAAAGGCTGCAGCCAAGAAGGGTGCCAAGTAA
- the LOC140835152 gene encoding uncharacterized protein isoform X1: MGIDLDPLDDIFAVGAVNNARPTGKFQPKAKLRTRRNDSTPTLISSSSETLINAVESELSEPATTAKPSEHNDQRNYESVSFFDQKVANSTVSLQSGLDVVPNDNGGWHSCMGKSVGENADIFIGLDSLDDFIPHTASDIEGTIPPQETVIIPNSHNGEWGLAIPVLSSVDDSNQSKTTDAPSFPLSVGEPTVSSGDRVGHMDNGVMETHEMNVMDMGNLSELITRSDKRTGKFHPKPKMKMQEMCRGRFEAVASPFCPQQVSPEINFANKEPLPAFDREDVLDLSAIGFTPAIPADATSELPVTDGSMNLKETNQLVSGIHLDSVPKIPAKLASRRAKARKNDDPAASDSSQPQENAFTSTRENEPGRSLRPRKPKTNICELADESEDEILAGWVSSDECLGSSVLEEGNINNEEYQEDSEFLTKKVKRKSKKQDGDGEKTARKHKISKGASQQDADAKPKKFSHSTKRRKLDKVLLETPEDDIDYQKVPLRDLILLAEHKERQMKKEESVAGAPSTKPSHDNSSEFFNEDDDGHLSPRVEESSIYFNYQTYMDRTPIARWSKQDTELFYEGVRQFGTDLSLIQQLFPGRSRRQVKLKYKKEERQQPLRLRDALTNRSKDHSHFEAVIVRLQQIAAEENENADKNGSTELGDDDVVEKGVHDASDVNDEEAKNEQQQQQQMEGQKEEEDVGQDLAEDGSPLKLYDSEDDLFRWSQYKSDT; encoded by the exons ATGGGGATTGATTTGGATCCATTGGATGACATTTTTGCTGTTGGAGCTGTAAATAATG CTCGACCCACTGGAAAGTTCCAGCCTAAGGCAAAGTTACGAACACGTAGAAATGACTCTACCCCAACTTTGATATCTTCCTCTAGTGAAACATTAATAAACGCTGTAGAGAGTGAGTTAAGTGAGCCTGCCACAACTGCAAAGCCATCAGAACATA ATGATCAGCGGAATTATGAGTCAGTGAGCTTCTTCGATCAGAAGGTTGCCAACTCAACTGTTAGTTTGCAGTCTGGTTTGGATGTTGTGCCCAATGATAATGGAGGCTGGCATTCTTGCATGGGGAAGTCGGTTGGTGAG AATGCTGATATATTTATTGGACTGGATTCCCTTGATGATTTTATTCCTCACACTGCTTCAGATATTG AAGGCACTATTCCTCCTCAAGAGACTGTTATTATCCCTAACTCTCATAATGGAGAATGGGGGCTCGCTATTCCAGTTCTTTCATCTGTTGATGACTCAAACCAGTCTAAAACCACTGATGCTCCATCATTTCCTTTGTCTGTTGGGGAACCTACTGTTTCAAGTGGCGATAGAGTTGGTCATATGGACAATGGAGTAATGGAAACCCAT GAAATGAATGTCATGGATATGGGCAACTTGTCCGAGTTAATTACTAGATCTG ATAAGAGAACTGGAAAATTTCACCCCAAGCCAAAAATGAAAATGCAGGAGATGTGTCGAGGCAGATTCGAGGCAGTTGCTAGCCCATTTTGTCCACAACAGGTTTCCCCTGAAATTAATTTTGCTAATAAGGAACCGCTTCCTGCATTTGATCGGGAGGACGTTCTTGATCTTTCAGCCATAGGATTTACTCCTGCCATTCCTGCTGATGCTACCTCTGAACTGCCTGTGACCGATGGATCCATGAATCTCAAGGAAACAAACCAGTTGGTTTCAGGCATCCATCTGGACAGTGTGCCAAAAATTCCTGCAAAACTT GCTTCACGCCGGGCCAAGGCAAGAAAAAATGATGATCCTGCTGCATCAGATTCATCTCAACCACAGGAAAACGCTTTCACATCCACGCGAGAAAATGAACCTGGTAGATCATTAAGGCCACGGAAACCCAAAACAAATATATGTGAACTAGCTGATGAGTCAGAAGATGAGATTCTTGCTGGTTGGGTGTCTTCAGATGAATGTCTGGGCAGTTCTGTTCTAGAGGAGGGCAATATTAATAATGAGGAATATCAAGAGGACAGTGAATTCCTAACAAAAAAGGTGAAGAGGAAGTCTAAAAAACAAGATGGTGATGGAGAAAAAACTGCTAGAAAGCACAAGATTTCCAAGGGAGCCTCACAGCAGGATGCTGACGCAAAGCCTAAAAAATTCTCTCATTCTACAAAGAGAAGAAAAT TGGACAAGGTTTTGCTTGAAACACCAGAAGATGATATTGATTACCAAAAGGTACCTCTTAGGGATTTAATTCTGCTTGCAGAGCACAAGGAGCGGCAGATG AAAAAAGAAGAATCAGTAGCTGGAGCACCCTCAACAAAACCAAG TCATGATAACTCTTCTGAGTTCTTCAATGAAGACGATGATGGACATTTAAGCCCTAGGGTTGAAGAGAGCAGCATTTATTTCAACTATCAGACTTACATGGATAGAACACCAATTGCACGATGGTCAAAACAGGACACTGAATTGTTCTATGAG GGTGTGAGGCAGTTTGGGACAGACCTTTCTTTGATCCAACAACTTTTTCCCGGTCGTTCACGTCGTCAAGTAAAGCTGAAATACAAAAAAGAAGAACGACAGCAACCATTGAGGCTTCGTGATGCTCTGACCAATCGCTCTAAAG ATCATTCCCATTTTGAGGCGGTGATTGTGCGACTACAACAAATAGCAGCCGAAGAAAATGAgaatgctgataaaaatggctCTACCGAATTGGGAGACGATGATGTTGTGGAGAAGGGGGTTCATGATGCTTCTGATGTCAAT GATGAAGAAGCTAAGAAtgagcagcagcagcagcagcagatgGAGGGACAAAAGGAGGAGGAAGACGTAGGACAAGACTTGGCAGAAGATGGAAGCCCTTTGAAGTTATATGATAGTGAAGATGATTTGTTTAGATGGAGCCAATATAAGAGTGATACATGA
- the LOC140835152 gene encoding uncharacterized protein isoform X2 translates to MGIDLDPLDDIFAVGAVNNARPTGKFQPKAKLRTRRNDSTPTLISSSSETLINAVESELSEPATTAKPSEHNDQRNYESVSFFDQKVANSTVSLQSGLDVVPNDNGGWHSCMGKSVGENADIFIGLDSLDDFIPHTASDIEGTIPPQETVIIPNSHNGEWGLAIPVLSSVDDSNQSKTTDAPSFPLSVGEPTVSSGDRVGHMDNGVMETHEMNVMDMGNLSELITRSDKRTGKFHPKPKMKMQEMCRGRFEAVASPFCPQQVSPEINFANKEPLPAFDREDVLDLSAIGFTPAIPADATSELPVTDGSMNLKETNQLVSGIHLDSVPKIPAKLVKKKNDDPAASDSSQPQENAFTSTRENEPGRSLRPRKPKTNICELADESEDEILAGWVSSDECLGSSVLEEGNINNEEYQEDSEFLTKKVKRKSKKQDGDGEKTARKHKISKGASQQDADAKPKKFSHSTKRRKLDKVLLETPEDDIDYQKVPLRDLILLAEHKERQMKKEESVAGAPSTKPSHDNSSEFFNEDDDGHLSPRVEESSIYFNYQTYMDRTPIARWSKQDTELFYEGVRQFGTDLSLIQQLFPGRSRRQVKLKYKKEERQQPLRLRDALTNRSKDHSHFEAVIVRLQQIAAEENENADKNGSTELGDDDVVEKGVHDASDVNDEEAKNEQQQQQQMEGQKEEEDVGQDLAEDGSPLKLYDSEDDLFRWSQYKSDT, encoded by the exons ATGGGGATTGATTTGGATCCATTGGATGACATTTTTGCTGTTGGAGCTGTAAATAATG CTCGACCCACTGGAAAGTTCCAGCCTAAGGCAAAGTTACGAACACGTAGAAATGACTCTACCCCAACTTTGATATCTTCCTCTAGTGAAACATTAATAAACGCTGTAGAGAGTGAGTTAAGTGAGCCTGCCACAACTGCAAAGCCATCAGAACATA ATGATCAGCGGAATTATGAGTCAGTGAGCTTCTTCGATCAGAAGGTTGCCAACTCAACTGTTAGTTTGCAGTCTGGTTTGGATGTTGTGCCCAATGATAATGGAGGCTGGCATTCTTGCATGGGGAAGTCGGTTGGTGAG AATGCTGATATATTTATTGGACTGGATTCCCTTGATGATTTTATTCCTCACACTGCTTCAGATATTG AAGGCACTATTCCTCCTCAAGAGACTGTTATTATCCCTAACTCTCATAATGGAGAATGGGGGCTCGCTATTCCAGTTCTTTCATCTGTTGATGACTCAAACCAGTCTAAAACCACTGATGCTCCATCATTTCCTTTGTCTGTTGGGGAACCTACTGTTTCAAGTGGCGATAGAGTTGGTCATATGGACAATGGAGTAATGGAAACCCAT GAAATGAATGTCATGGATATGGGCAACTTGTCCGAGTTAATTACTAGATCTG ATAAGAGAACTGGAAAATTTCACCCCAAGCCAAAAATGAAAATGCAGGAGATGTGTCGAGGCAGATTCGAGGCAGTTGCTAGCCCATTTTGTCCACAACAGGTTTCCCCTGAAATTAATTTTGCTAATAAGGAACCGCTTCCTGCATTTGATCGGGAGGACGTTCTTGATCTTTCAGCCATAGGATTTACTCCTGCCATTCCTGCTGATGCTACCTCTGAACTGCCTGTGACCGATGGATCCATGAATCTCAAGGAAACAAACCAGTTGGTTTCAGGCATCCATCTGGACAGTGTGCCAAAAATTCCTGCAAAACTTGTAAAGAA AAAAAATGATGATCCTGCTGCATCAGATTCATCTCAACCACAGGAAAACGCTTTCACATCCACGCGAGAAAATGAACCTGGTAGATCATTAAGGCCACGGAAACCCAAAACAAATATATGTGAACTAGCTGATGAGTCAGAAGATGAGATTCTTGCTGGTTGGGTGTCTTCAGATGAATGTCTGGGCAGTTCTGTTCTAGAGGAGGGCAATATTAATAATGAGGAATATCAAGAGGACAGTGAATTCCTAACAAAAAAGGTGAAGAGGAAGTCTAAAAAACAAGATGGTGATGGAGAAAAAACTGCTAGAAAGCACAAGATTTCCAAGGGAGCCTCACAGCAGGATGCTGACGCAAAGCCTAAAAAATTCTCTCATTCTACAAAGAGAAGAAAAT TGGACAAGGTTTTGCTTGAAACACCAGAAGATGATATTGATTACCAAAAGGTACCTCTTAGGGATTTAATTCTGCTTGCAGAGCACAAGGAGCGGCAGATG AAAAAAGAAGAATCAGTAGCTGGAGCACCCTCAACAAAACCAAG TCATGATAACTCTTCTGAGTTCTTCAATGAAGACGATGATGGACATTTAAGCCCTAGGGTTGAAGAGAGCAGCATTTATTTCAACTATCAGACTTACATGGATAGAACACCAATTGCACGATGGTCAAAACAGGACACTGAATTGTTCTATGAG GGTGTGAGGCAGTTTGGGACAGACCTTTCTTTGATCCAACAACTTTTTCCCGGTCGTTCACGTCGTCAAGTAAAGCTGAAATACAAAAAAGAAGAACGACAGCAACCATTGAGGCTTCGTGATGCTCTGACCAATCGCTCTAAAG ATCATTCCCATTTTGAGGCGGTGATTGTGCGACTACAACAAATAGCAGCCGAAGAAAATGAgaatgctgataaaaatggctCTACCGAATTGGGAGACGATGATGTTGTGGAGAAGGGGGTTCATGATGCTTCTGATGTCAAT GATGAAGAAGCTAAGAAtgagcagcagcagcagcagcagatgGAGGGACAAAAGGAGGAGGAAGACGTAGGACAAGACTTGGCAGAAGATGGAAGCCCTTTGAAGTTATATGATAGTGAAGATGATTTGTTTAGATGGAGCCAATATAAGAGTGATACATGA
- the LOC140835152 gene encoding uncharacterized protein isoform X3, with translation MLCPMIMEAGILAWGSRLNADIFIGLDSLDDFIPHTASDIEGTIPPQETVIIPNSHNGEWGLAIPVLSSVDDSNQSKTTDAPSFPLSVGEPTVSSGDRVGHMDNGVMETHEMNVMDMGNLSELITRSDKRTGKFHPKPKMKMQEMCRGRFEAVASPFCPQQVSPEINFANKEPLPAFDREDVLDLSAIGFTPAIPADATSELPVTDGSMNLKETNQLVSGIHLDSVPKIPAKLASRRAKARKNDDPAASDSSQPQENAFTSTRENEPGRSLRPRKPKTNICELADESEDEILAGWVSSDECLGSSVLEEGNINNEEYQEDSEFLTKKVKRKSKKQDGDGEKTARKHKISKGASQQDADAKPKKFSHSTKRRKLDKVLLETPEDDIDYQKVPLRDLILLAEHKERQMKKEESVAGAPSTKPSHDNSSEFFNEDDDGHLSPRVEESSIYFNYQTYMDRTPIARWSKQDTELFYEGVRQFGTDLSLIQQLFPGRSRRQVKLKYKKEERQQPLRLRDALTNRSKDHSHFEAVIVRLQQIAAEENENADKNGSTELGDDDVVEKGVHDASDVNDEEAKNEQQQQQQMEGQKEEEDVGQDLAEDGSPLKLYDSEDDLFRWSQYKSDT, from the exons ATGTTGTGCCCAATGATAATGGAGGCTGGCATTCTTGCATGGGGAAGTCGGTTG AATGCTGATATATTTATTGGACTGGATTCCCTTGATGATTTTATTCCTCACACTGCTTCAGATATTG AAGGCACTATTCCTCCTCAAGAGACTGTTATTATCCCTAACTCTCATAATGGAGAATGGGGGCTCGCTATTCCAGTTCTTTCATCTGTTGATGACTCAAACCAGTCTAAAACCACTGATGCTCCATCATTTCCTTTGTCTGTTGGGGAACCTACTGTTTCAAGTGGCGATAGAGTTGGTCATATGGACAATGGAGTAATGGAAACCCAT GAAATGAATGTCATGGATATGGGCAACTTGTCCGAGTTAATTACTAGATCTG ATAAGAGAACTGGAAAATTTCACCCCAAGCCAAAAATGAAAATGCAGGAGATGTGTCGAGGCAGATTCGAGGCAGTTGCTAGCCCATTTTGTCCACAACAGGTTTCCCCTGAAATTAATTTTGCTAATAAGGAACCGCTTCCTGCATTTGATCGGGAGGACGTTCTTGATCTTTCAGCCATAGGATTTACTCCTGCCATTCCTGCTGATGCTACCTCTGAACTGCCTGTGACCGATGGATCCATGAATCTCAAGGAAACAAACCAGTTGGTTTCAGGCATCCATCTGGACAGTGTGCCAAAAATTCCTGCAAAACTT GCTTCACGCCGGGCCAAGGCAAGAAAAAATGATGATCCTGCTGCATCAGATTCATCTCAACCACAGGAAAACGCTTTCACATCCACGCGAGAAAATGAACCTGGTAGATCATTAAGGCCACGGAAACCCAAAACAAATATATGTGAACTAGCTGATGAGTCAGAAGATGAGATTCTTGCTGGTTGGGTGTCTTCAGATGAATGTCTGGGCAGTTCTGTTCTAGAGGAGGGCAATATTAATAATGAGGAATATCAAGAGGACAGTGAATTCCTAACAAAAAAGGTGAAGAGGAAGTCTAAAAAACAAGATGGTGATGGAGAAAAAACTGCTAGAAAGCACAAGATTTCCAAGGGAGCCTCACAGCAGGATGCTGACGCAAAGCCTAAAAAATTCTCTCATTCTACAAAGAGAAGAAAAT TGGACAAGGTTTTGCTTGAAACACCAGAAGATGATATTGATTACCAAAAGGTACCTCTTAGGGATTTAATTCTGCTTGCAGAGCACAAGGAGCGGCAGATG AAAAAAGAAGAATCAGTAGCTGGAGCACCCTCAACAAAACCAAG TCATGATAACTCTTCTGAGTTCTTCAATGAAGACGATGATGGACATTTAAGCCCTAGGGTTGAAGAGAGCAGCATTTATTTCAACTATCAGACTTACATGGATAGAACACCAATTGCACGATGGTCAAAACAGGACACTGAATTGTTCTATGAG GGTGTGAGGCAGTTTGGGACAGACCTTTCTTTGATCCAACAACTTTTTCCCGGTCGTTCACGTCGTCAAGTAAAGCTGAAATACAAAAAAGAAGAACGACAGCAACCATTGAGGCTTCGTGATGCTCTGACCAATCGCTCTAAAG ATCATTCCCATTTTGAGGCGGTGATTGTGCGACTACAACAAATAGCAGCCGAAGAAAATGAgaatgctgataaaaatggctCTACCGAATTGGGAGACGATGATGTTGTGGAGAAGGGGGTTCATGATGCTTCTGATGTCAAT GATGAAGAAGCTAAGAAtgagcagcagcagcagcagcagatgGAGGGACAAAAGGAGGAGGAAGACGTAGGACAAGACTTGGCAGAAGATGGAAGCCCTTTGAAGTTATATGATAGTGAAGATGATTTGTTTAGATGGAGCCAATATAAGAGTGATACATGA
- the LOC140833619 gene encoding PLASMODESMATA CALLOSE-BINDING PROTEIN 1-like, which yields MAVAVFKVVALLVLAFSAAEHSAAATWCVARSDASDQALQTALDYACGGGADCAPLQSSGLCYLPNTVQAHASYAFNSYYQRKGSAPGSCSFAGTASIAQTDPSYGSCVYPSSPSTAGGIIAPGGTAIPGSTPNTIQPRSPPGTTQPLYGSGGGFTPGIGTVPPDSPKANSSPKSLFRTLLSPVTFLLSIALVLQNYS from the exons ATGGCGGTGGCTGTGTTTAAAGTGGTGGCGCTGTTGGTGTTAGCGTTCAGCGCCGCCGAACACTCCGCGGCAGCTACATGGTGTGTAGCGAGGAGTGACGCCAGTGACCAGGCATTGCAAACAGCTCTTGATTATGCATGTGGAGGTGGTGCTGATTGTGCTCCACTCCAATCTTCTGGGCTTTGTTATCTACCAAACACGGTGCAAGCTCATGCCTCGTATGCCTTCAACAGTTATTATCAGCGAAAGGGGAGCGCCCCTGGTTCTTGTTCTTTTGCTGGCACTGCCTCCATAGCTCAAACCGACCCAA GTTATGGATCTTGTGTTTATCCATCATCTCCAAG CACTGCGGGAGGGATTATTGCACCAGGAGGCACAGCCATACCAGGCTCGACTCCTAATACGATTCAACCACGGTCACCACCCGGAACAACACAACCTCTATACGGAAGTGGAGGGGGATTCACACCGGGCATAGGAACAGTACCCCCCGATTCCCCCAAGGCTAATAGTTCGCCTAAATCTTTGTTTAGGACACTCTTGTCTCCAGTGACTTTCTTGTTAAGTATTGCACTTGTCCTTCAAAACTACTCGTAG
- the LOC140835155 gene encoding elongation factor 1-alpha-like, whose protein sequence is MGKEKIHISIVVIGHVDSGKSTTTGHLIYKLGGIDKRVIERFEKEAAEMNKRSFKYAWVLDKLKAERERGITIDIALWKFETTKYYCTVIDAPGHRDFIKNMITGTSQADCAVLIIDSTTGGFEAGISKDGQTREHALLAFTLGVRQMICCCNKMDATTPKYSKTRYDEIVKEVSSYLKKVGYNPEKIPFVPISGFEGDNMIERSTNLDWYKGPTLLEALDLIQEPKRPSDKPLRLPLQDVYKIGGIGTVPVGRVETGIIKPGMVVTFGPTGLTTEVKSVEMHHEALPEALPGDNVGFNVKNVAVKDLKRGFVASNSKDDPAKEAANFTSQVIIMNHPGQIGNGYAPVLDCHTSHIAVKFAELVTKIDRRSGKEIEKEPKFLKNGDSGYVKMIPTKPMVVETFSEYPPLGRFAVRDMRQTVAVGVIKSVEKKDPTGAKVTKAAAKKGAK, encoded by the exons ATGGGTAAGGAGAAGATTCACATCAGCATTGTGGTGATTGGCCATGTCGACTCTGGGAAGTCAACTACCACTGGTCATCTCATCTACAAGCTTGGGGGTATCGACAAGCGGGTAATTGAGAGGTTTGAGAAGGAAGCTGCTGAGATGAACAAGAGATCCTTCAAGTATGCATGGGTGCTTGACAAGCTCAAGGCTGAGCGTGAGCGTGGTATCACCATCGACATTGCTCTGTGGAAGTTCGAGACTACCAAATACTACTGCACTGTCATTGATGCTCCTGGTCACCGTGACTttattaagaacatgattactGGAACTTCTCAGGCCGATTGTGCTGTGCTCATCATCGATTCAACCACTGGTGGTTTTGAGGCAGGTATTTCTAAGGATGGTCAAACTCGTGAGCATGCACTTCTGGCTTTCACACTTGGAGTTCGGCAAATGATCTGCTGTTGTAACAAG ATGGACGCTACCACTCCCAAGTACTCCAAGACAAGGTATGATGAAATTGTCAAGGAAGTCTCTTCCTACTTGAAGAAGGTTGGGTACAACCCTGAAAAGATTCCTTTTGTTCCGATCTCTGGTTTTGAGGGCGACAATATGATCGAGAGGTCGACCAATCTTGACTGGTACAAAGGACCCACCCTCTTGGAAGCTCTCGACTTGATCCAAGAGCCAAAGAGGCCATCAGACAAACCTCTCCGTCTTCCTCTGCAAGACGTGTACAAGATTGGGGGTATTGGGACTGTCCCTGTGGGAAGAGTTGAAACTGGTATAATCAAACCTGGTATGGTTGTTACATTTGGTCCAACAGGGCTGACAACTGAGGTCAAGTCTGTTGAAATGCACCACGAGGCCCTCCCTGAAGCGCTTCCCGGTGACAATGTTGGTTTCAACGTTAAGAATGTCGCTGTGAAAGATCTCAAGCGTGGTTTTGTTGCATCTAACTCAAAAGATGATCCTGCTAAGGAAGCTGCGAATTTCACATCCCAAGTCATTATCATGAACCACCCTGGCCAGATAGGCAACGGATATGCCCCTGTTCTTGATTGCCACACTTCTCACATCGCTGTCAAATTTGCGGAGCTTGTGACAAAGATTGACCGTCGATCTGGCAAAGAGATCGAGAAAGAGCCTAAATTCTTGAAGAATGGTGATTCTGGCTACGTCAAGATGATCCCCACAAAACCCATGGTTGTGGAAACCTTCTCCGAGTACCCACCCTTGGGACGTTTTGCAGTTAGGGACATGCGTCAGACTGTCGCTGTTGGTGTAATCAAGAGTGTAGAAAAGAAAGACCCTACTGGTGCTAAGGTGACGAAGGCAGCAGCCAAGAAGGGTGCCAAGTGA